From a region of the Vanessa atalanta chromosome 13, ilVanAtal1.2, whole genome shotgun sequence genome:
- the LOC125068039 gene encoding transcription elongation factor SPT6 isoform X2, whose product MAEYLEAGDSEMESEEDEKPAERKKPKRKAAVQSDDEEDDEDDEERLREELKDLIDDAPIEESGSDGEDSDASEGPKKRKKSDDELDDRLEDEDYDLIEENLGVKVARNKFKRLRRLEDDDSDNEGADDPELEREVIAEKLFVGGSDEEDENRSESAAPREVEYDDDNEDLESDADDFIVDDDGRPIAERKKKRKPIFTDASLQEGQDIFGVDFDYDEFDKYGEEDYEDEEDEDLDEYIEDEEEDGERRRTKKGKAKRPSKKSIFEIYEPSELKRSHFTDLDNEIRKTDVPERMQIREVPITPVEEGSTELEDEAEWIYKQAFLKPPVSKADAQESRERSRRGSSTVVKIRQALDFMRNQTLEVPFIAFYRKEYVQPELSINDLWKVYKYDAKWCQLKQRKENLLRLVENMREFQLDKVMVDPDAPLPENMRLIRDEDIERMKNVQTPEELRDVHAHFFLYYSNDLPEMQKVQRTKERKKELEEKKRQAREEAERAGEDPDEAAAAVLAAQPDADEPDVKYAVRSGPYELCRKAGIEPLVKKFGLTPEQFAENVRDNYQRHEVEQPPVPPLEAAEPLTPKGCSPTEVLRRAVYMCGMQLAREPQLRVTLRDALRERATVSVRPTPRGLKEIDESHACFSMKYLKRKPVRDLTGDQFLKLTIAVEDKLLEINISEQIEGNTGPSYLEELKQLYQKDEFAATVQAWNELRAEAVTLALTKIVMPELRRELQAVLLQESKEYVLKCCRRKLYDWLKVAPYESRVSDDDDEEWDASNGLRVMSVAYVPDRAHCAFACVVSAGEVADHLRLPHLLLRRNAWDALERRNKEADMTALRRFILRKKPHVIVIGGESRDALNIKADVTECVQQLVEDEQFPRIPVEIADNTISKIYSNSIKGRNDFREYPDTLRQAICQARLLQDPLMEISQLCGPDEEILCLRYHPLQDHITKEDLLEGIELEFVNRVNEVGVDVNEAVLTGRGMELLQFVCGLGPRKAQALIKLFKQTNQKLENRTQLVTVCHMGPKVFINCSGFIKIDTNSLGDSTEAYIEVLDGSRVHPETYEWARKMAVDALEYEDEDANPAGALEEILEAPERLKDLDLDAFAEELERQGFGNKSITLYDIRAELNSRYKDLRVSYRSATAEELFDMLTKESPETFYVGKLVLATVIGITHRKPQREMLDQANPVRNDETGLWECPFCHKNDFPELSEVWNHFDAGACPGQATGVRIRLDNGLSGYIHIKNLSDRHVTDPTERVRIGQTIHCRILKIDVERFSVDCSSKSSDLLDKNNEWRPSKDPYYDQESEEKDVRKDTEAKQTKERLQYVKRVIVHPAFHNISFAEAEKLMENMAQGEVIVRPSSKGSDHLTVTWKVADGICQHIDVREEGKENAFSLGRSLWIQGSEFEDLDEIIARHVTPMASHARDLISYKYYKPLGGMRDKAEEILKEEKAKNANKIHYVISAAKNHPGRFLLSYLPRARCTHEYVSVTPDGYKFRQRMFDSLGSLLKWFKEHFRDPPPSGTPMQRTPALRTPHGGLTSAMYHTPAPHTPAFHTPAHTPGPAYINTPYTPSAQTPYMTPFATTPRQPDFLAPAVPRHKQVQLPVYTEPSDWQKAAEDWVRHRSVRDTPATPRSSEGMSTPRHELRATPRHDLRSTPRHDGRGTPHGHGSGRSSRAHSVRSTPHTNTSPRSMSLGDATPLYDEN is encoded by the exons ATGGCGGAATATTTGGAAGCAGGGGACAGCGAG ATGGAATCTGAGGAAGATGAGAAACCAGCGGAGCGTAAAAAGCCTAAACGTAAAGCTGCCGTTCAAAGCGATGATGAAGAAGACGATGAGG ATGATGAAGAGCGCCTCCGCGAGGAGTTAAAAGATTTGATTGACGATGCACCAATAGAGGAGTCTGGAAGCGACGGAGAGGACTCAGATGCTAGTGAAGGtccaaagaaaagaaaaaagagTGATGATGAATTGGATGACCGGCTGGAGGACGAGGATTATGACTTGATTGAAGAGAATTTGGGTGTTAAAGTTGCAAGA AACAAATTCAAAAGATTGAGACGTTTGGAAGATGATGATAGTGACAACGAAGGAGCAGATGATCCAGAGCTAGAGAGGGAAGTTATTGCTGAGAAGCTATTTGTTGGTGGTTCCGATGAG GAGGATGAAAATCGTTCAGAATCAGCTGCACCAAGAGAAGTAGAATATGATGATGACAATGAGGATTTGGAGTCAGATGCTGATGATTTTATTGTAGACGATGATGGTAGACCAATAGCGGAAAGGAAGAAAAAACGGAAACCAATTTTTACAGACGc TTCACTACAAGAAGGTCAAGACATATTCGGTgttgattttgattatgatgAGTTTGACAAATATGGTGAAGAAGATTATGAGGATGAGGAGGATGAGGACTTGGATGAATATATCGAGGATGAGGAAGAAGATG GTGAAAGAAGAAGAACTAAAAAAGGCAAAGCAAAAAGACCCAGCAAGAAgtctatatttgaaatatatgagCCAAGTGAGCTGAAGAGGAGTCACTTCACAGATTTGGATAATGAg ATACGTAAAACAGATGTACCGGAGCGAATGCAAATCCGAGAAGTACCCATAACACCTGTGGAGGAAGGTAGTACTGAATTAGAAGATGAAGCAGAGTGGATCTACAAACAAGCCTTCCTAAAACCTCCGGTCTCAAAGGCAGATGCACAAGAGTCAAGAGAACGGTCCAGAAG GGGCTCCAGTACCGTTGTAAAGATCCGTCAAGCCTTGGACTTCATGAGGAATCAAACATTAGAAGTTCCATTCATAGCTTTCTATCGTAAGGAATATGTTCAACCTGAACTTAGCATAAATGATCTTTGGAAGGTCTACAAATACGACGCTAAG TGGTGTCAATTGAAACAGCGAAAGGAAAACTTACTTCGTCTAGTAGAAAATATGCGTGAGTTCCAGCTGGATAAGGTGATGGTTGATCCTGATGCTCCACTGCCTGAGAACATGAGGCTCATACGGGATGAGGATATAGAAAG AATGAAGAATGTACAAACCCCAGAAGAGCTTCGCGATGTACACGCACATTTCTTCCTGTACTACTCTAATGATTTGCCGGAAATGCAAAAGGTGCAACGGACAAAGGAAAGAAAAAAAGAATTGGAAGAAAAAAA ACGGCAGGCGCGCGAGGAGGCGGAGCGCGCAGGGGAGGACCCCGACGAGGCGGCCGCCGCCGTGCTGGCCGCGCAGCCCGACGCCGACGAGCCCGACGTCAAGTACGCCGTGCGCTCCGGGCCCTACGAGCTGTGCCGGAAGGCCGGCATCG AGCCACTGGTGAAAAAGTTCGGTCTGACTCCCGAGCAATTCGCCGAGAACGTGCGCGACAACTACCAGCGTCACGAGGTGGAGCAGCCGCCCGTGCCGCCGCTGGAGGCCGCCGAGCCGCTC ACGCCCAAGGGCTGCTCGCCGACGGAGGTGCTGCGGCGCGCGGTGTACATGTGCGGCATGCAGCTGGCCCGCGAGCCGCAGCTGCGCGTCACGCTGCGCGACGCGCTGCGCGAGCGCGCCACCGTCAGCGTGCGCCCCACGCCGCGCGGCCTCAAGGAGATCGACGAGAGCCACGCCTGCTTCAG TATGAAGTACCTCAAAAGGAAGCCAGTCCGCGACCTGACGGGCGACCAGTTCCTAAAGCTCACGATCGCTGTCGAGGATAAGTTGCTAGAGATAAATATTAGTGAGCAGATTGAGGGTAACACCGGCCCCAGCTATTTAGAAGAATTGAAGCAGTTGTAccaaaag GATGAATTCGCGGCAACAGTTCAAGCTTGGAACGAGCTGAGAGCAGAAGCAGTCACACTTGCTCTCACTAAGATAGTAATGCCAGAGCTTAGACGAGAATTACAGGCTGTGCTATTGCAAGAATCCAAAGAATATGTCCTCAA GTGTTGTCGCCGAAAACTGTACGATTGGCTCAAGGTCGCCCCTTACGAGTCCAGAGTTTCCGATGACGACGATGAAGAATGGGATGCATCTAATG GGCTGCGCGTGATGTCGGTGGCGTACGTGCCGGACCGCGCGCACTGCGCCTTCGCGTGCGTGGTGTCGGCGGGCGAGGTGGCCGACCACCTGCGCCTGCCGCACCTGCTGCTGCGCCGCAACGCCTGGGACGCGCTGGAGCGCCGCAACAAGGAGGCCGACATGACGGCGCTGCGACG ATTTATTCTTCGCAAGAAACCACACGTTATAGTTATAGGCGGTGAGTCTCGCGACGCACTCAACATCAAAGCAGATGTCACAGAATGCGTACAGCAGCTAGTGGAAGACGAACAGTTCCCTCGCATTCCAGTAGAAATTGCAGACAATActataagcaaaatatatagCAACAGTATCAAAGGACGA AATGACTTCAGAGAATACCCGGACACATTAAGGCAGGCGATATGCCAAGCTCGTTTATTACAAGACCCTCTCATGGAAATATCACAACTTTGTGGGCCGGACGAAGAAATATTATGTCTTAGATATCACCCGCTGCAAGATCACATAACGAAAGAAGACTTACTCGAAGGAATAGAGTTGGAATTCGTTAACCGTGTGAATGAAGTTGGTGTAGATGTTAATGAAGCAGTTTTAACGGGAAGGGGAATGGAACTATTGCAATTTGTATGTGGTTTAGGTCCAAGGAAAGCTCAAGCACTGATCAAATTATTCAAACAAACTAATCAGAAATTAGAAAATAGAACGCAACTCGTAACAGTATGTCACATGGGTCCAAAGGTATTTATTAACTGTTctggtttcattaaaattgatacAAATAGCCTGGGCGACAGCACAGAGGCATATATAGAAGTTTTGGATGGTTCTCGTGTTCATCCAGAAACTTATGAATGGGCCAGGAAAATGGCCGTCGATGCCTTGGAATATGAAGACGAAGACGCAAATCCTGCAGGTGCTTTAGAAGAAATCCTCGAGGCACCAGAAAGACTTAAAGACTTGGACCTAGATGCATTCGCAGAAGAATTAGAGAGACAAGGTTTCGGTAACAAGAGCATTACGTTATACGATATACGAGCGGAACTGAACTCTAGGTACAAGGACCTTAGGGTATCTTATCGTTCGGCAACTGCTGAAGAATTGTTCGATATGCTTACCAAAGAGTCTCCTGAAACATTCTATGTAGGAAAATTAGTATTAGCAACTGTAATCGGTATCACGCACAGGAAACCTCAAAGAGAAATGTTAGACCAAGCGAATCCGGTGAGAAACGATGAGACTGGTCTGTGGGAGTGTCCCTTCTGCCACAAAAATGATTTTCCTGAGCTTTCAGag GTATGGAATCATTTCGACGCGGGTGCATGTCCCGGACAAGCGACGGGTGTGAGAATTCGTCTCGACAACGGCCTCTCAGGAtatattcacataaaaaatCTGTCGGATCGACACGTAACAGATCCTACGGAGCGGGTACGAATAGGGCAAACCATACACTGCCGAATACTAAAAATAGATGTTGAAAGATTTTCCGTTGATTGTTCCTCAAAATCATCagatttattagataaaaacaATGAATGGAG ACCATCGAAAGATCCATATTACGATCAAGAGTCCGAAGAAAAAGACGTCCGCAAGGATACCGAAGCCAAACAGACGAAAGAGCGCTTGCAATATGTGAAGAGAGTGATTGTGCATCCAGCCTTCCACAATATCAGCTTCGCAGAGGCAGAAAAACTCATGGAGAACATGGCGCAAGGAGAAGTCATCGTCAGACCGAGTAGTAAG GGCTCTGATCACCTCACTGTGACATGGAAGGTGGCAGATGGTATATGCCAGCATATTGATGTGCGAGAAGAGGGCAAAGAAAATGCCTTCTCTCTAG GCCGAAGTCTGTGGATACAAGGGTCGGAGTTCGAGGATTTGGATGAAATCATCGCCCGTCACGTTACCCCAATGGCGAGCCACGCGCGTGACCTTATATCCTACAAGTACTACAAGCCGCTCGGTGGCATGAGAGACAAAGCCGAGGAAATCCTCAAGGAGGAGAAGGCCAAAAATGCAAACAAGATTCACTACGTCATATCCGCCGCGAAAAACCACCCCGGCAGATTTCTCCTGTCCTACCTGCCGAGGGCGAGGTGCACGCACGAGTACGTGTCGGTGACCCCCGACGGGTACAAGTTCAGGCAGCGGATGTTCGACTCGCTCGGCAGTCTGCTGAAGTGGTTCAAGGAGCACTTCCGGGACCCGCCGCCCTCGGGCACGCCCATGCAGCGCACGCCAGCGCTGCGCACGCCGCACGGCGGGCTCACCTCCGCCATGTACCACACGCCCGCGCCGCACACGCCCGCCTTCCACACGCCGGCGCACACGCCCGGCCCCGCCTACATCAACACGCCCTACACGCCCTCCGCGCAGACGCCCTACATGACGCCCTTCGCGACCACGCCGCGCCAGCCCGACTTCCTGGCGCCGGCCGTCCCGCGCCACAAGCAGGTGCAGCTGCCGGTGTACACGGAGCCGTCCGACTGGCAGAAGGCGGCCGAGGACTGGGTGCGGCACCGCTCCGTGCGCGACACGCCCGCCACGCCGCGCAGCAGCGAGGGCATG TCCACGCCGCGCCACGAGCTGCGCGCCACCCCGCGCCACGACCTGCGCTCCACGCCGCGGCACGACGGGCGCGGCACGCCGCACGGGCACGGCTCGGGCCGCTCGTCGCGCGCGCACTCGGTGCGCTCCACGCCGCACACCAACACGTCGCCGCGCTCCATGTCGCTCGGCGACGCCACGCCGCTGTACGACGAGAACTAG
- the LOC125068039 gene encoding transcription elongation factor SPT6 isoform X1 translates to MAEYLEAGDSEMESEEDEKPAERKKPKRKAAVQSDDEEDDEDDEERLREELKDLIDDAPIEESGSDGEDSDASEGPKKRKKSDDELDDRLEDEDYDLIEENLGVKVARNKFKRLRRLEDDDSDNEGADDPELEREVIAEKLFVGGSDEEDENRSESAAPREVEYDDDNEDLESDADDFIVDDDGRPIAERKKKRKPIFTDASLQEGQDIFGVDFDYDEFDKYGEEDYEDEEDEDLDEYIEDEEEDGERRRTKKGKAKRPSKKSIFEIYEPSELKRSHFTDLDNEIRKTDVPERMQIREVPITPVEEGSTELEDEAEWIYKQAFLKPPVSKADAQESRERSRRGSSTVVKIRQALDFMRNQTLEVPFIAFYRKEYVQPELSINDLWKVYKYDAKWCQLKQRKENLLRLVENMREFQLDKVMVDPDAPLPENMRLIRDEDIERMKNVQTPEELRDVHAHFFLYYSNDLPEMQKVQRTKERKKELEEKKRQAREEAERAGEDPDEAAAAVLAAQPDADEPDVKYAVRSGPYELCRKAGIEPLVKKFGLTPEQFAENVRDNYQRHEVEQPPVPPLEAAEPLTPKGCSPTEVLRRAVYMCGMQLAREPQLRVTLRDALRERATVSVRPTPRGLKEIDESHACFSMKYLKRKPVRDLTGDQFLKLTIAVEDKLLEINISEQIEGNTGPSYLEELKQLYQKDEFAATVQAWNELRAEAVTLALTKIVMPELRRELQAVLLQESKEYVLKCCRRKLYDWLKVAPYESRVSDDDDEEWDASNGLRVMSVAYVPDRAHCAFACVVSAGEVADHLRLPHLLLRRNAWDALERRNKEADMTALRRFILRKKPHVIVIGGESRDALNIKADVTECVQQLVEDEQFPRIPVEIADNTISKIYSNSIKGRNDFREYPDTLRQAICQARLLQDPLMEISQLCGPDEEILCLRYHPLQDHITKEDLLEGIELEFVNRVNEVGVDVNEAVLTGRGMELLQFVCGLGPRKAQALIKLFKQTNQKLENRTQLVTVCHMGPKVFINCSGFIKIDTNSLGDSTEAYIEVLDGSRVHPETYEWARKMAVDALEYEDEDANPAGALEEILEAPERLKDLDLDAFAEELERQGFGNKSITLYDIRAELNSRYKDLRVSYRSATAEELFDMLTKESPETFYVGKLVLATVIGITHRKPQREMLDQANPVRNDETGLWECPFCHKNDFPELSEVWNHFDAGACPGQATGVRIRLDNGLSGYIHIKNLSDRHVTDPTERVRIGQTIHCRILKIDVERFSVDCSSKSSDLLDKNNEWRPSKDPYYDQESEEKDVRKDTEAKQTKERLQYVKRVIVHPAFHNISFAEAEKLMENMAQGEVIVRPSSKGSDHLTVTWKVADGICQHIDVREEGKENAFSLGRSLWIQGSEFEDLDEIIARHVTPMASHARDLISYKYYKPLGGMRDKAEEILKEEKAKNANKIHYVISAAKNHPGRFLLSYLPRARCTHEYVSVTPDGYKFRQRMFDSLGSLLKWFKEHFRDPPPSGTPMQRTPALRTPHGGLTSAMYHTPAPHTPAFHTPAHTPGPAYINTPYTPSAQTPYMTPFATTPRQPDFLAPAVPRHKQVQLPVYTEPSDWQKAAEDWVRHRSVRDTPATPRSSEGMSTPRESSRTPRMDSRSTPRHELRATPRHDLRSTPRHDGRGTPHGHGSGRSSRAHSVRSTPHTNTSPRSMSLGDATPLYDEN, encoded by the exons ATGGCGGAATATTTGGAAGCAGGGGACAGCGAG ATGGAATCTGAGGAAGATGAGAAACCAGCGGAGCGTAAAAAGCCTAAACGTAAAGCTGCCGTTCAAAGCGATGATGAAGAAGACGATGAGG ATGATGAAGAGCGCCTCCGCGAGGAGTTAAAAGATTTGATTGACGATGCACCAATAGAGGAGTCTGGAAGCGACGGAGAGGACTCAGATGCTAGTGAAGGtccaaagaaaagaaaaaagagTGATGATGAATTGGATGACCGGCTGGAGGACGAGGATTATGACTTGATTGAAGAGAATTTGGGTGTTAAAGTTGCAAGA AACAAATTCAAAAGATTGAGACGTTTGGAAGATGATGATAGTGACAACGAAGGAGCAGATGATCCAGAGCTAGAGAGGGAAGTTATTGCTGAGAAGCTATTTGTTGGTGGTTCCGATGAG GAGGATGAAAATCGTTCAGAATCAGCTGCACCAAGAGAAGTAGAATATGATGATGACAATGAGGATTTGGAGTCAGATGCTGATGATTTTATTGTAGACGATGATGGTAGACCAATAGCGGAAAGGAAGAAAAAACGGAAACCAATTTTTACAGACGc TTCACTACAAGAAGGTCAAGACATATTCGGTgttgattttgattatgatgAGTTTGACAAATATGGTGAAGAAGATTATGAGGATGAGGAGGATGAGGACTTGGATGAATATATCGAGGATGAGGAAGAAGATG GTGAAAGAAGAAGAACTAAAAAAGGCAAAGCAAAAAGACCCAGCAAGAAgtctatatttgaaatatatgagCCAAGTGAGCTGAAGAGGAGTCACTTCACAGATTTGGATAATGAg ATACGTAAAACAGATGTACCGGAGCGAATGCAAATCCGAGAAGTACCCATAACACCTGTGGAGGAAGGTAGTACTGAATTAGAAGATGAAGCAGAGTGGATCTACAAACAAGCCTTCCTAAAACCTCCGGTCTCAAAGGCAGATGCACAAGAGTCAAGAGAACGGTCCAGAAG GGGCTCCAGTACCGTTGTAAAGATCCGTCAAGCCTTGGACTTCATGAGGAATCAAACATTAGAAGTTCCATTCATAGCTTTCTATCGTAAGGAATATGTTCAACCTGAACTTAGCATAAATGATCTTTGGAAGGTCTACAAATACGACGCTAAG TGGTGTCAATTGAAACAGCGAAAGGAAAACTTACTTCGTCTAGTAGAAAATATGCGTGAGTTCCAGCTGGATAAGGTGATGGTTGATCCTGATGCTCCACTGCCTGAGAACATGAGGCTCATACGGGATGAGGATATAGAAAG AATGAAGAATGTACAAACCCCAGAAGAGCTTCGCGATGTACACGCACATTTCTTCCTGTACTACTCTAATGATTTGCCGGAAATGCAAAAGGTGCAACGGACAAAGGAAAGAAAAAAAGAATTGGAAGAAAAAAA ACGGCAGGCGCGCGAGGAGGCGGAGCGCGCAGGGGAGGACCCCGACGAGGCGGCCGCCGCCGTGCTGGCCGCGCAGCCCGACGCCGACGAGCCCGACGTCAAGTACGCCGTGCGCTCCGGGCCCTACGAGCTGTGCCGGAAGGCCGGCATCG AGCCACTGGTGAAAAAGTTCGGTCTGACTCCCGAGCAATTCGCCGAGAACGTGCGCGACAACTACCAGCGTCACGAGGTGGAGCAGCCGCCCGTGCCGCCGCTGGAGGCCGCCGAGCCGCTC ACGCCCAAGGGCTGCTCGCCGACGGAGGTGCTGCGGCGCGCGGTGTACATGTGCGGCATGCAGCTGGCCCGCGAGCCGCAGCTGCGCGTCACGCTGCGCGACGCGCTGCGCGAGCGCGCCACCGTCAGCGTGCGCCCCACGCCGCGCGGCCTCAAGGAGATCGACGAGAGCCACGCCTGCTTCAG TATGAAGTACCTCAAAAGGAAGCCAGTCCGCGACCTGACGGGCGACCAGTTCCTAAAGCTCACGATCGCTGTCGAGGATAAGTTGCTAGAGATAAATATTAGTGAGCAGATTGAGGGTAACACCGGCCCCAGCTATTTAGAAGAATTGAAGCAGTTGTAccaaaag GATGAATTCGCGGCAACAGTTCAAGCTTGGAACGAGCTGAGAGCAGAAGCAGTCACACTTGCTCTCACTAAGATAGTAATGCCAGAGCTTAGACGAGAATTACAGGCTGTGCTATTGCAAGAATCCAAAGAATATGTCCTCAA GTGTTGTCGCCGAAAACTGTACGATTGGCTCAAGGTCGCCCCTTACGAGTCCAGAGTTTCCGATGACGACGATGAAGAATGGGATGCATCTAATG GGCTGCGCGTGATGTCGGTGGCGTACGTGCCGGACCGCGCGCACTGCGCCTTCGCGTGCGTGGTGTCGGCGGGCGAGGTGGCCGACCACCTGCGCCTGCCGCACCTGCTGCTGCGCCGCAACGCCTGGGACGCGCTGGAGCGCCGCAACAAGGAGGCCGACATGACGGCGCTGCGACG ATTTATTCTTCGCAAGAAACCACACGTTATAGTTATAGGCGGTGAGTCTCGCGACGCACTCAACATCAAAGCAGATGTCACAGAATGCGTACAGCAGCTAGTGGAAGACGAACAGTTCCCTCGCATTCCAGTAGAAATTGCAGACAATActataagcaaaatatatagCAACAGTATCAAAGGACGA AATGACTTCAGAGAATACCCGGACACATTAAGGCAGGCGATATGCCAAGCTCGTTTATTACAAGACCCTCTCATGGAAATATCACAACTTTGTGGGCCGGACGAAGAAATATTATGTCTTAGATATCACCCGCTGCAAGATCACATAACGAAAGAAGACTTACTCGAAGGAATAGAGTTGGAATTCGTTAACCGTGTGAATGAAGTTGGTGTAGATGTTAATGAAGCAGTTTTAACGGGAAGGGGAATGGAACTATTGCAATTTGTATGTGGTTTAGGTCCAAGGAAAGCTCAAGCACTGATCAAATTATTCAAACAAACTAATCAGAAATTAGAAAATAGAACGCAACTCGTAACAGTATGTCACATGGGTCCAAAGGTATTTATTAACTGTTctggtttcattaaaattgatacAAATAGCCTGGGCGACAGCACAGAGGCATATATAGAAGTTTTGGATGGTTCTCGTGTTCATCCAGAAACTTATGAATGGGCCAGGAAAATGGCCGTCGATGCCTTGGAATATGAAGACGAAGACGCAAATCCTGCAGGTGCTTTAGAAGAAATCCTCGAGGCACCAGAAAGACTTAAAGACTTGGACCTAGATGCATTCGCAGAAGAATTAGAGAGACAAGGTTTCGGTAACAAGAGCATTACGTTATACGATATACGAGCGGAACTGAACTCTAGGTACAAGGACCTTAGGGTATCTTATCGTTCGGCAACTGCTGAAGAATTGTTCGATATGCTTACCAAAGAGTCTCCTGAAACATTCTATGTAGGAAAATTAGTATTAGCAACTGTAATCGGTATCACGCACAGGAAACCTCAAAGAGAAATGTTAGACCAAGCGAATCCGGTGAGAAACGATGAGACTGGTCTGTGGGAGTGTCCCTTCTGCCACAAAAATGATTTTCCTGAGCTTTCAGag GTATGGAATCATTTCGACGCGGGTGCATGTCCCGGACAAGCGACGGGTGTGAGAATTCGTCTCGACAACGGCCTCTCAGGAtatattcacataaaaaatCTGTCGGATCGACACGTAACAGATCCTACGGAGCGGGTACGAATAGGGCAAACCATACACTGCCGAATACTAAAAATAGATGTTGAAAGATTTTCCGTTGATTGTTCCTCAAAATCATCagatttattagataaaaacaATGAATGGAG ACCATCGAAAGATCCATATTACGATCAAGAGTCCGAAGAAAAAGACGTCCGCAAGGATACCGAAGCCAAACAGACGAAAGAGCGCTTGCAATATGTGAAGAGAGTGATTGTGCATCCAGCCTTCCACAATATCAGCTTCGCAGAGGCAGAAAAACTCATGGAGAACATGGCGCAAGGAGAAGTCATCGTCAGACCGAGTAGTAAG GGCTCTGATCACCTCACTGTGACATGGAAGGTGGCAGATGGTATATGCCAGCATATTGATGTGCGAGAAGAGGGCAAAGAAAATGCCTTCTCTCTAG GCCGAAGTCTGTGGATACAAGGGTCGGAGTTCGAGGATTTGGATGAAATCATCGCCCGTCACGTTACCCCAATGGCGAGCCACGCGCGTGACCTTATATCCTACAAGTACTACAAGCCGCTCGGTGGCATGAGAGACAAAGCCGAGGAAATCCTCAAGGAGGAGAAGGCCAAAAATGCAAACAAGATTCACTACGTCATATCCGCCGCGAAAAACCACCCCGGCAGATTTCTCCTGTCCTACCTGCCGAGGGCGAGGTGCACGCACGAGTACGTGTCGGTGACCCCCGACGGGTACAAGTTCAGGCAGCGGATGTTCGACTCGCTCGGCAGTCTGCTGAAGTGGTTCAAGGAGCACTTCCGGGACCCGCCGCCCTCGGGCACGCCCATGCAGCGCACGCCAGCGCTGCGCACGCCGCACGGCGGGCTCACCTCCGCCATGTACCACACGCCCGCGCCGCACACGCCCGCCTTCCACACGCCGGCGCACACGCCCGGCCCCGCCTACATCAACACGCCCTACACGCCCTCCGCGCAGACGCCCTACATGACGCCCTTCGCGACCACGCCGCGCCAGCCCGACTTCCTGGCGCCGGCCGTCCCGCGCCACAAGCAGGTGCAGCTGCCGGTGTACACGGAGCCGTCCGACTGGCAGAAGGCGGCCGAGGACTGGGTGCGGCACCGCTCCGTGCGCGACACGCCCGCCACGCCGCGCAGCAGCGAGGGCATGTCCACGCCGCGCGAGTCCAGCCGCACGCCGCGGATGGACTCGCGCTCCACGCCGCGCCACGAGCTGCGCGCCACCCCGCGCCACGACCTGCGCTCCACGCCGCGGCACGACGGGCGCGGCACGCCGCACGGGCACGGCTCGGGCCGCTCGTCGCGCGCGCACTCGGTGCGCTCCACGCCGCACACCAACACGTCGCCGCGCTCCATGTCGCTCGGCGACGCCACGCCGCTGTACGACGAGAACTAG